A genome region from Gossypium hirsutum isolate 1008001.06 chromosome A04, Gossypium_hirsutum_v2.1, whole genome shotgun sequence includes the following:
- the LOC107948881 gene encoding cyclin-dependent protein kinase inhibitor SMR3 — translation MYAEFSQISLLTMSNSELILVNKDDDQKRIVKRPPLEFQDECCCEATAIYNYPSNDIPGNDDREPAVVQDDEEKKRIEKDKKKLICSGELKARVDDDDDDDDDGFKTPTSMDHKIPEKKQCPPAPRKPKANKRKASPSASICRVSEEVESWFAASLADDLHRKMKKARTQENGSC, via the coding sequence ATGTACGCAGAATTCAGCCAGATTTCCCTTCTCACCATGTCCAATTCAGAGCTGATCCTTGTTAATAAAGACGATGATCAGAAAAGGATCGTGAAACGACCGCCCTTGGAGTTTCAAGACGAGTGCTGCTGTGAAGCTACAGCCATTTATAATTATCCTTCAAATGATATTCCCGGTAATGATGATCGAGAACCAGCAGTAGTGCAAGATgatgaagagaaaaagagaatcGAAAAGGACAAGAAGAAACTTATATGTTCAGGAGAATTAAAGGCAAgggttgatgatgatgatgatgatgatgatgatgggttCAAGACCCCGACGTCTATGGACCATAAAATCCCAGAGAAGAAACAATGCCCACCTGCACCAAGAAAGCCAAAGGCGAATAAAAGAAAAGCATCGCCCAGTGCAAGCATATGCAGGGTTTCAGAAGAGGTTGAGTCCTGGTTTGCTGCCTCACTTGCTGATGATTTACACCGTAAGATGAAGAAAGCTCGAACGCAAGAGAATGGATCATGTTAA